A stretch of DNA from Gloeocapsopsis sp. IPPAS B-1203:
AATGGCTTTGATTACCAGTATATTGGCAAGAAAGTCGCACCCACGTTCAAAATCCCCAAAGGCGAACATTATGTTCGGATAGAAAGTGGCAAAGGTGAGTTAGGCATCTACATCATGGGTGATGATCATGTCTTTCCTTGGCGGTGGAAGATTCGTCCAGCAGATTTCAATAACTTGCAGATTTTGCCGCACCTTTTGCGGGGTGTCAAAGTAGCTGATATTGTGACAATTTTGGGTAGTGTAGATATCATCATGGGTTCTGTAGACCGTTGATGACGCAATCGGTGAGTGATTCTAATCCAGCGTTGTGTGAGGCGATCGCGCTGCGGATCGCCCAAAGTCCGCAGCACCGGATTACCTTTGCGGAATATATGGATTTAGTGCTGTACCATCCTCAGTACGGCTACTACAATACTCATGCCACGAAGCTTGGTAAGCAAGGCGATTTTTTTACTTCACCACACTTGGGCACAGATTTTGGCGAATTACTCGCCGAACAATTTCTCCAAATTTGGGAAATTCTAGAAAAACCTGTTCCTTTTACATTACTGGAAATGGGAGCAGGGCAAGGTATCTTAGCGTTAGATATCTTGAACTATCTCGAAGGGTGCTATCCAGATTTTTTAGCGGCACTCAGTTATGTCATTATTGAGCGATCGCCTTCTTTAATTCAAGAACAGCAACAGCGACTTCAAAAATACCATAATCATATTCAGTGGCAGACACTCGAAGAAATTCCAGTAAACTCGATAGTTGGTTGCTGTTTTTCTAACGAATTAGTAGATGCGTTACCTGTACATCAAATTGTCATCGAAAACGGACAATTACGCGAAATTTATGTCACAACCCAGACAGCAAGTACTTCTCACGCAACATTTACAGAAGTCGTAGGCGAACTTTCAACAGCGAGAATCATCGAATACTTTGACTTAAACAAAATTGCCTTACCTTCTCCTACCTATCCTGAAGGCTACCACAGTGAAGTCAACTTAGCAGCTTTAGATTGGTTGAAAATGGTAGCAGCACGCCTACAAAGAGGTTACTTGTTAACCATTGATTACGGCTATTCAGCTAACCGCTACTATAATCCCATTAGGCAAGGAACGCTACAGTGTTACTATCGCCATCATCGCCACAACAATCCATATCTATATATTGGGCAACAGGATATCACTGCTCATGTAGATTTTACAGCGCTGCAAGCATGGGGTGAATTGTGTGGTTTAACAACAGTAGGTTCAACTCAGCAAGGATTGTTCTTGATGGCTTTAGGGTTAGGAAATCGCATTGCTGCACTGAGTACGTCGCCACAGCAATCACTAGAAAAACTGCTACAGCGCAGGGATAGCTTACATCAACTCATCGATCCGATGGGGCTTGGTGGATTCAATGTCTTAGTACAATCTAAAGATGCGATCGCGGATACGCAATTAAAAGGTTTAAGTTTGCCTTTAATCTGAGCCACGGATCGCAAGCAATCTGCTAAAGTTGGCAAGAGAGGTAAATGTAATCTTATGTCTTGTTGCGCTGATTAAGCTTCTATTCTTCAATCCAGCCTCGAAGACTCTGTTTGCTAACTAACTGAACTTAGAAATTTGATATCCTTCAGTTCGAGACTTTCGCACTTGGAAACTCTGGACGTGTAGTTCTTTCAATGAAAGCACGATCTTTCGCAAGTGTGAGTAATTTTTCTATAACAGTAATTAAAGTAAATCTAAAGTTCTCAAAGGAGACAAGATGAACACTCATGACTTGTTAATGCTGATATTACTACTTACTCCTGGTATTCTTCTTTCAGTTTTGATTATGGCTACTTTTGCGGCTGGAGGCTGATATTGGCTTGGAATGTAGTGTATTTGTACTTTAAAGTGTTACCTCAGTGCGAACGTTAATTTTAGTACAGTAAGCTAAACAGCACATCACTTATCATATAGCCACAGCGCATAGCCATCAGATAATGATTTTCACAACGCGCTGGAAGAGAAAAACAGATGATATGCTAAGCAAAACTAGTTTTAGAGCAGTAATTGCATAAAAAACAGTAATTGAAGGCTGAAAATTTAGTAAAATCAGCTATCTTAGTTTAAGTGTTTACACGCAAAAGGAGGATATATTACTCTGTCTTCTGACTTGATTTACAATATCACCTCTCTATCTTGGAGTTGATGAAGCAGATTTGTGAGTCAAGTATTGTAAAAAGAAATCGAAAAGACTTTATCTTTGTCAATCTTAGCGGTGCTATACGTTTAAAGTATCACCGGAAAACACTCGTCAAAGTTGTCATTTGAAAACAACGTTAAAACTATGGAATCACAAGTGCAACCACCGGAATACGCAAACCCTACTTCTTCGGAAACGATAGGGGTATCAGATTCAGCACCTTCAGGATCTTTAGCCTTGCCACCTTCTACACAAGACGAACAATGGCGGCGAGTTGGATCGCAAATTTCTGAATTTCTCGCACAGCTACCTGAGTACATTGGCAGATTTTTCAACGAGTACAAGCAGCCAATTATCACTGTTGGTTTAATCCTGGCAGCTATCATTACCGTCAAGGTAGTTCTAGCTGTATTAGACGCACTGAATGATATTCCACTACTCTCACCAACTTTTGAATTGGTGGGTATTGGTTATTCAGTTTGGTTTGTGAATCGATATCTACTTCAAGCTTCCAAACGGCAAGAGTTATCACAAGAACTGCAATCGCTTAAAAAGCAAGTAATCGGCAGTCAACAACTACCAGAATCATAAATAGGTCTGAAATTACCAGCATAAAAGATATAAGGGCGAGGGGATTTGTGTCTTAGCAAAACCTACGCCCATTTATTGTGTCAGGCATTTATCTTATAGTG
This window harbors:
- a CDS encoding CAAD domain-containing protein, producing MESQVQPPEYANPTSSETIGVSDSAPSGSLALPPSTQDEQWRRVGSQISEFLAQLPEYIGRFFNEYKQPIITVGLILAAIITVKVVLAVLDALNDIPLLSPTFELVGIGYSVWFVNRYLLQASKRQELSQELQSLKKQVIGSQQLPES
- a CDS encoding class I SAM-dependent methyltransferase; amino-acid sequence: MTQSVSDSNPALCEAIALRIAQSPQHRITFAEYMDLVLYHPQYGYYNTHATKLGKQGDFFTSPHLGTDFGELLAEQFLQIWEILEKPVPFTLLEMGAGQGILALDILNYLEGCYPDFLAALSYVIIERSPSLIQEQQQRLQKYHNHIQWQTLEEIPVNSIVGCCFSNELVDALPVHQIVIENGQLREIYVTTQTASTSHATFTEVVGELSTARIIEYFDLNKIALPSPTYPEGYHSEVNLAALDWLKMVAARLQRGYLLTIDYGYSANRYYNPIRQGTLQCYYRHHRHNNPYLYIGQQDITAHVDFTALQAWGELCGLTTVGSTQQGLFLMALGLGNRIAALSTSPQQSLEKLLQRRDSLHQLIDPMGLGGFNVLVQSKDAIADTQLKGLSLPLI